Proteins found in one Neomonachus schauinslandi chromosome 1, ASM220157v2, whole genome shotgun sequence genomic segment:
- the SELENOK gene encoding selenoprotein K, translating into MVYISNGQVLDSRSQSPWRLSLITDFFWGIAEFVVLFFKTLLQQDVKKRRGYGNSSDSRYDDGRGPPGNPPRRMGRINHLRGPSPPPMAGGUGR; encoded by the exons GACAAGTATTGGACAGCCGGAGTCAGTCCCCATGGAGATTATCTTTGATAACAGATTTCTTCTGGGGAATAGCAGAGTTTGTGGTTTTGTT TTTCAAGACTCTGCTTCAGCAAGAtgtgaaaaagagaagaggatatGGAAACTCCTCTGATTCCAGATATGATGATGGAAGAGG gcCACCAGGCAACCCTCCCAGAAGAATGGGTCGAATTAATCATCTACGTGGCCCTAGTCCTCCTCCAATGGCTGGTGGATGAGGAAGGTAA